GACTCACCTACTTCTTTAGCTCCTCCTTTTGTAGTTAACCCCCAACTACAACCATTAATAGAAACAATAGCTCCAAAAATTAGACCTTTTAACACAAGAATGTATAAATCAGATGGTTCTAAAAAATCTCTTACTGAGTCTAAAAATACTTCTGGCTCAACATGATAAAGTTGAACCGCGACAAAAAGACCACCCATTATCCCAGTCGTTAAAGCAAAAATTATCATAATGGGCATCATGACACAGCAAGCAATGACTCTAGGTAGTATGAGATAATCAACTGGGTCAGTTTTTAGCATATAAAGCGCATCAATTTGTTCTGTAACTCGCATTGCACCAATTTCAGATGCAAAAGCAGAGCCTACTTGTCCGGCAATAATGCTAGCAGTTAAAATTGGGGCTAACTCTCGGCAAAATGCTACAGCAAAAGCTCCTCCTACAGTATTTACAGCGCCAAATTTTACTAATTCTCTGGCTGTTTGAAGAGTAAAAATCATTCCCGCAAATAGATTAACAAGCAACACGGGAGAAATAGAATTTGGACCTGCGGTTTCCAAGTGTCTTAAAATTTCACGATAGTAAAT
Above is a genomic segment from Nostoc sp. MS1 containing:
- a CDS encoding MlaE family ABC transporter permease, translating into MQPKRKLENSWIVRCFLSIFLLGQVLVHIVQGKIYYREILRHLETAGPNSISPVLLVNLFAGMIFTLQTARELVKFGAVNTVGGAFAVAFCRELAPILTASIIAGQVGSAFASEIGAMRVTEQIDALYMLKTDPVDYLILPRVIACCVMMPIMIIFALTTGIMGGLFVAVQLYHVEPEVFLDSVRDFLEPSDLYILVLKGLIFGAIVSINGCSWGLTTKGGAKEVGESAKTAVVTTWVAIFIMDFVLALSLFENPI